A genomic stretch from Bosea sp. F3-2 includes:
- the ade gene encoding adenine deaminase, translating to MTDAATLARRIAQGHGDEPADLVIRGAKLLDLVTGALVESDIAICGGTIVGTYGNYEGRRVIDAKGLIAVPGFIDTHLHIESSLVTPLEFERCVLPHGVTTAICDPHEISNVLGAEGIRYFLACAEAMRMDLRVNLSSCVPATHLETAGAQLEASDLTPMMDHPKVIGLAEFMNFPGVIHRDPGCLAKLEAFSDRHIDGHAPLVRGMDLNAYLAAGIRTDHETTTAEEAREKLAKGMAILIREGSVSKDLHALIPLISRDASPFLAFCTDDRNPLDIAEEGHLDYMIRTAIANGADVLATYRIASLSAARNFGLFDRGFIGPGKRADIVLVEDLAACSVKQVITGGRLVEEALFADRTAIAPVGLGSVKSRKLAPSDFRAQARDGKTPVIGVVPGRIITERLSMSLPSRDGEALPDAAQDAIKVTVIERHGKNGGIATGFVHGFGMKRGAIASSVGHDSHNLCVVGVDAASMAAAANRLIEIGGGFAVADGGKVTAELALPVAGLMSEQPFEVVRHDLEHLRAAAKALGVVLAEPFLQVAFLTLPVIPHLKITDKGLVDVDRFDFV from the coding sequence ATGACCGACGCTGCCACACTTGCCCGCCGGATCGCCCAGGGCCATGGCGACGAGCCGGCCGATCTCGTCATCAGGGGGGCGAAGCTCCTCGATCTCGTCACCGGCGCGCTGGTCGAAAGCGACATCGCGATCTGCGGCGGCACCATCGTGGGAACCTATGGCAATTACGAAGGTCGGCGCGTCATCGACGCGAAGGGCCTCATCGCAGTGCCCGGCTTCATCGACACGCATCTGCACATCGAATCCTCGCTGGTTACGCCACTCGAATTCGAGCGCTGCGTGCTGCCGCACGGCGTCACCACGGCGATCTGCGACCCGCACGAGATCTCGAACGTGCTCGGCGCCGAAGGCATCCGCTATTTCCTCGCCTGCGCCGAGGCGATGCGGATGGATCTCCGCGTCAACCTGTCGAGCTGCGTGCCGGCGACGCATCTGGAAACCGCCGGCGCGCAGCTCGAAGCCAGCGACCTGACGCCGATGATGGATCATCCCAAGGTGATCGGGCTGGCCGAGTTCATGAACTTCCCCGGCGTGATCCATCGCGATCCGGGCTGCCTCGCCAAGCTCGAAGCCTTCTCCGACCGTCATATCGATGGCCACGCGCCGCTGGTGCGGGGTATGGACCTCAACGCCTATCTCGCGGCCGGCATCCGCACCGACCACGAGACGACGACGGCCGAAGAAGCGCGGGAGAAGCTCGCCAAGGGCATGGCGATCCTGATCCGCGAGGGCTCGGTCTCGAAGGATCTGCACGCGCTGATCCCGCTGATCTCGCGCGACGCCTCGCCCTTCCTCGCCTTCTGCACCGACGATCGCAATCCGCTCGACATCGCCGAGGAAGGCCATCTCGACTACATGATCCGCACCGCCATCGCTAACGGCGCCGATGTGCTGGCGACCTATCGCATCGCCTCGCTCTCGGCGGCGCGCAATTTCGGCCTGTTCGACCGCGGCTTCATCGGCCCCGGCAAGCGCGCCGACATCGTGCTGGTCGAAGACCTCGCCGCCTGCTCGGTGAAGCAGGTCATCACTGGGGGCCGGCTGGTCGAAGAGGCGCTGTTCGCGGATCGGACGGCGATCGCTCCAGTCGGGCTCGGCAGCGTGAAGAGCCGCAAGCTCGCTCCCAGCGATTTCCGGGCACAGGCGCGCGACGGCAAGACGCCGGTGATCGGCGTGGTGCCGGGGCGGATCATCACCGAGCGGCTATCGATGTCCCTGCCCTCGCGCGACGGTGAGGCCCTGCCGGATGCGGCGCAGGATGCGATCAAGGTCACCGTCATCGAGCGTCACGGCAAAAACGGCGGCATCGCCACCGGTTTCGTCCACGGCTTCGGCATGAAGCGCGGCGCCATCGCCTCCTCGGTCGGCCATGACAGCCACAATCTCTGCGTGGTCGGCGTCGACGCGGCATCGATGGCCGCCGCGGCCAACCGGCTGATCGAGATCGGGGGCGGCTTCGCCGTGGCGGATGGCGGCAAGGTCACGGCGGAGCTGGCGCTGCCCGTCGCGGGGCTGATGAGCGAACAGCCCTTCGAGGTGGTGCGGCACGATCTGGAGCATCTGCGTGCCGCAGCGAAGGCGCTCGGCGTCGTGCTGGCCGAGCCTTTCCTGCAGGTCGCCTTCCTGACGCTGCCGGTGATCCCGCACCTCAAGATCACCGACAAGGGGCTGGTCGATGTGGATCGGTTCGATTTTGTGTGA
- a CDS encoding metal-dependent hydrolase has product MKLTWYGHSAFRVDIDGAAILIDPFFTGNPAFEGDVAAICKGVSHIVVTHGHGDHVGDTLDIAGKTGATVITNYDLAMHLAGQGLKSFQPMNTGGTVDLGPFSVTLVRADHSAGMGEGGVNVPVGSANGAIIKARGEKTLWHMGDTDIFSDMALLAEIHGVEACICPIGDRFTMGGKVAALAMTRFVKPKVAIPSHYGTFPIIDQNADTFVAGLKGSGIEAIVPKKGEAFAV; this is encoded by the coding sequence ATGAAACTCACCTGGTACGGCCACTCCGCCTTCCGCGTCGACATCGACGGCGCCGCCATCCTGATCGACCCGTTCTTCACTGGAAACCCGGCCTTCGAGGGCGATGTCGCGGCGATCTGCAAGGGCGTGAGCCATATCGTCGTTACCCACGGCCATGGCGACCATGTCGGCGACACGCTCGACATCGCCGGCAAGACCGGCGCGACGGTGATCACCAACTATGATCTGGCCATGCATCTGGCCGGGCAGGGGCTGAAGAGCTTCCAGCCGATGAACACCGGCGGCACGGTCGACCTCGGCCCGTTCAGTGTCACGCTCGTCCGCGCCGATCACTCGGCCGGGATGGGCGAGGGCGGCGTCAATGTCCCCGTGGGCAGCGCCAATGGCGCGATCATCAAGGCCAGGGGTGAGAAGACGCTCTGGCATATGGGCGACACCGATATCTTTTCCGACATGGCGCTGCTCGCCGAGATCCACGGTGTCGAGGCTTGCATTTGCCCGATCGGCGATCGCTTCACCATGGGCGGCAAGGTCGCCGCGCTCGCCATGACCCGTTTCGTCAAGCCGAAGGTCGCGATCCCCAGCCATTACGGCACCTTCCCGATCATCGACCAGAATGCCGATACCTTCGTCGCGGGACTGAAGGGCAGCGGCATCGAGGCCATCGTGCCAAAGAAGGGCGAAGCTTTCGCGGTCTGA
- the plsY gene encoding glycerol-3-phosphate 1-O-acyltransferase PlsY: MAETLTWSLSGSATLIALVVGYLFGSIPFGIILTRLAGGPDLRSIGSGNIGATNVLRTGNKKLAAATLVGDMLKGTAAVIVGARLLGGPEAALAAGVGAFLGHLFPVWVGFKGGKGVATYLGVLIGVKGSIALVFAAIWLSVAYLSRYSSLSALVASLLTPLLLWFWAGMHQAAIVMAILTVLLWIMHRANIARLLAGREGKIGQRG; this comes from the coding sequence ATGGCTGAGACGTTGACCTGGAGCCTTTCCGGCTCCGCCACGCTGATTGCCCTCGTCGTCGGCTATCTCTTTGGCTCCATCCCCTTCGGCATCATCCTGACGCGTCTGGCGGGCGGGCCGGATCTGCGCAGCATCGGCTCCGGCAATATCGGCGCGACCAATGTCCTGCGCACCGGCAACAAGAAGCTCGCTGCCGCCACCCTCGTCGGTGACATGCTGAAGGGCACCGCGGCGGTCATCGTCGGCGCGCGCCTGCTCGGCGGGCCGGAAGCGGCGCTGGCGGCCGGCGTCGGCGCCTTCCTCGGCCATCTCTTCCCAGTCTGGGTCGGCTTCAAGGGCGGCAAGGGCGTCGCGACCTATCTCGGCGTGCTCATCGGGGTGAAGGGTTCGATTGCGCTCGTCTTCGCCGCGATTTGGCTGAGCGTCGCCTATCTCTCGCGCTATTCTTCCCTTTCGGCGCTGGTGGCCAGCCTGCTGACGCCGCTGCTGCTCTGGTTCTGGGCGGGCATGCACCAGGCCGCCATCGTCATGGCCATCCTGACCGTGCTGCTCTGGATCATGCACCGGGCTAATATCGCCCGGCTCCTGGCCGGGCGCGAAGGCAAGATCGGCCAGAGGGGCTGA
- the gatC gene encoding Asp-tRNA(Asn)/Glu-tRNA(Gln) amidotransferase subunit GatC: MSVDLATVKRVAHLARIAVPEADLPKLQGELNAILGFVEQLGEVNVDGVEPMTSVTPMAMKQREDLVNDGEIADTIVANAPASEDNYFIVPKVIE, from the coding sequence ATGTCGGTCGATCTCGCCACCGTCAAACGCGTCGCGCATCTCGCGCGCATCGCCGTGCCGGAGGCCGATCTGCCCAAGCTGCAAGGCGAGCTCAACGCCATCCTCGGCTTCGTCGAGCAGCTCGGCGAGGTCAACGTGGATGGCGTCGAGCCGATGACCTCGGTGACGCCGATGGCGATGAAACAGCGCGAGGACCTGGTCAATGACGGCGAAATCGCCGACACGATCGTCGCCAACGCCCCGGCTTCCGAGGACAACTATTTCATCGTGCCGAAGGTGATCGAATAG
- the gatA gene encoding Asp-tRNA(Asn)/Glu-tRNA(Gln) amidotransferase subunit GatA: MTDLTRLTLTEARDGLKAKTFSATELAKAHIAAVEKARALNAYVLETPEQALKQAAASDEKLAKGEARPLEGLPLGIKDLFATEGVRTTACSNILGNFVPAYESTVSSQLWRDGAVMLGKLNNDEFAMGSSNETSAFGNVVNPWRRKGSNVGLGSNVGAGQGGAVEGNHLVPGGSSGGSAAAVAADLCLAATATDTGGSIRQPAAFTGTVGIKPTYGRCSRWGIVAFASSLDQAGPIGKSVRDCAVMLRSMAGHDQKDTTSVNTPVPDYEASVGRSVKGMKIGIPREYRLEGLNPEIDALWQKGIEWLKAAGAEIVEISLPHTKYALPAYYIVAPAEASSNLARYDGVRYGLRKQGKDIVEMYEKTRAAGFGAEVKRRIMIGTYVLSAGYYDAYYLRAQKVRTLIKRDFETVYAQGIDAVLTPATPSAAFGIGEKGSADPVEMYLNDVFTVTVNMAGLPGIAVPAGLDAQGLPLGLQLIGRPFDEETLFSLGEVIEQAAGRFPVSERWWG, encoded by the coding sequence GTGACCGATCTCACCCGCCTGACGCTGACCGAGGCCCGCGACGGCCTGAAAGCCAAGACCTTCTCCGCCACCGAATTGGCGAAGGCGCATATCGCCGCCGTCGAGAAGGCGCGCGCCCTCAATGCCTATGTGCTGGAGACGCCGGAGCAGGCCCTGAAGCAGGCCGCTGCCTCCGACGAGAAGCTCGCCAAGGGCGAGGCGCGCCCGCTCGAAGGCCTGCCGCTCGGCATCAAGGATCTCTTCGCCACTGAGGGCGTGCGCACCACCGCCTGCTCGAACATCCTCGGCAATTTCGTGCCGGCCTATGAGTCGACCGTCTCCAGCCAGCTCTGGCGCGATGGCGCGGTGATGCTCGGCAAGCTCAACAATGACGAATTCGCCATGGGCTCGTCGAACGAGACTTCGGCCTTCGGCAATGTCGTCAACCCGTGGCGCCGCAAAGGTTCCAACGTAGGACTGGGCTCGAATGTCGGAGCCGGGCAGGGCGGGGCCGTCGAGGGCAACCATCTCGTTCCGGGCGGCTCGTCGGGCGGTTCGGCCGCGGCCGTCGCCGCCGATCTCTGCCTTGCCGCGACCGCGACCGACACCGGCGGCTCGATCCGCCAGCCCGCCGCCTTCACCGGCACGGTCGGCATCAAGCCGACCTATGGCCGCTGCTCGCGCTGGGGCATCGTCGCCTTCGCCTCCTCGCTCGACCAGGCCGGGCCGATCGGCAAGAGCGTGCGCGACTGCGCCGTGATGCTGCGCTCCATGGCCGGCCACGACCAGAAGGACACGACTTCGGTCAATACGCCGGTGCCCGACTACGAGGCATCCGTTGGCCGCTCGGTGAAGGGCATGAAGATCGGCATTCCCAGGGAGTACCGGCTCGAGGGCCTGAACCCCGAGATCGACGCGCTCTGGCAGAAGGGCATCGAATGGCTCAAGGCCGCCGGCGCCGAGATCGTCGAGATTTCGCTGCCGCACACCAAATACGCGCTGCCGGCCTATTACATCGTCGCCCCGGCTGAGGCCTCCTCGAACCTCGCCCGCTACGACGGCGTCCGCTACGGCCTGCGCAAGCAGGGCAAGGACATCGTCGAGATGTACGAGAAGACCCGCGCCGCCGGCTTCGGCGCCGAGGTCAAGCGCCGCATCATGATCGGCACCTATGTGCTCTCGGCCGGCTATTACGACGCCTATTATCTGCGCGCCCAGAAGGTCCGCACCCTCATCAAGCGCGACTTCGAGACGGTTTATGCGCAGGGCATCGATGCGGTGCTGACGCCTGCGACGCCGTCCGCGGCCTTCGGCATCGGCGAGAAGGGTTCGGCCGATCCGGTCGAGATGTATCTCAACGACGTCTTCACCGTGACCGTGAACATGGCCGGCCTGCCGGGTATCGCCGTGCCCGCCGGGCTCGACGCTCAGGGCCTGCCGCTCGGCCTGCAGCTCATTGGTCGCCCCTTCGACGAGGAGACGCTGTTCTCGCTCGGCGAGGTGATCGAGCAGGCGGCCGGCCGCTTCCCGGTGTCGGAGCGCTGGTGGGGCTGA
- a CDS encoding AEC family transporter: MLDSLIAVFLVIATGWLLKARNLVSPSHWLGVERLTYQVLFPAVVIHTLAMADLRGVPVVAMGASLVLAILSVAALLLLTRPLLARAGIDGPAFTSIFQGSVRWNTFVALALAAGLQGRNGATLMAIAVASMIPLLNVLCVVVLARFANGKPMSVGGTVRSILYNPFIWSSAVGLAFNQVQWLLPSAFTGYLDILGRASLGIGLLVVGSALDLNRLARPRLAHGVAVALKLAVMPLAAWLYAGLFGVTGPALTMTIVAGAVPTATAAYFLARDLGGDAPLMAEITTLQTLLALATLPVAVLFLA; encoded by the coding sequence ATGCTCGACAGCCTGATCGCCGTTTTCCTCGTCATCGCGACGGGCTGGCTCCTGAAAGCCCGCAACCTCGTTTCACCCTCGCATTGGCTGGGTGTCGAGCGCCTGACCTATCAGGTCCTTTTCCCCGCCGTCGTCATCCATACGCTCGCCATGGCAGATCTGCGCGGCGTACCGGTCGTCGCCATGGGGGCGAGCCTCGTCCTCGCCATCCTCAGCGTCGCAGCCCTTCTGCTCCTCACCCGGCCGCTCCTGGCGCGAGCAGGCATCGACGGGCCTGCCTTCACCTCGATTTTCCAGGGCTCGGTCCGCTGGAACACTTTCGTCGCACTGGCGCTTGCCGCCGGCCTGCAAGGCCGCAATGGCGCGACGCTGATGGCGATTGCCGTCGCCTCAATGATCCCCTTGCTCAATGTCCTGTGCGTCGTCGTCCTCGCGCGCTTCGCCAATGGCAAGCCGATGAGCGTGGGCGGCACGGTGCGCTCGATCCTGTACAACCCCTTCATCTGGTCCTCTGCCGTGGGCCTCGCCTTCAATCAGGTCCAGTGGCTGCTGCCTTCGGCCTTCACAGGCTATCTCGACATATTGGGGCGGGCTTCCCTCGGCATCGGCCTGCTGGTTGTGGGCTCCGCGCTCGATCTCAATCGCCTTGCGCGCCCCCGCCTGGCCCATGGGGTCGCAGTCGCGTTGAAGCTCGCTGTGATGCCGCTGGCGGCCTGGCTCTATGCCGGATTATTCGGCGTCACCGGCCCGGCCCTGACCATGACGATCGTTGCCGGTGCCGTTCCGACCGCCACAGCCGCCTACTTCCTCGCCCGCGATCTCGGTGGCGACGCGCCGCTCATGGCCGAGATCACAACCCTTCAGACCCTGCTCGCGCTGGCAACGCTCCCGGTCGCCGTCCTGTTCCTGGCCTGA
- a CDS encoding hydroxyacid dehydrogenase, protein MTDIVITEFMDDAAVANLKARFAVHYDPELYASPDEIARLVADVPAVIVRNQTQVRGKVLEAAKALKVIGRLGVGLDNLDMEACAARGIRVFPATGANSLSVVEYVIGTAMTLLRGAYFANAAMLAGEFPKTKLIGREIAGKLMGFVGFGAIARDVAHHARAIGMEVAAYHPRLPADDPAWSGVRSLGFEDLLAEADVISLHVPLTAETRGLIGIEAFARMKPDAILINTARGGIMDEAALAAALKAGKLGGAAIDVYEQEPLGKDAAKVFAGTPNLILTPHIAGNTVESNGRVSGLVAEKVMAALEERI, encoded by the coding sequence ATGACCGACATCGTCATCACCGAGTTCATGGACGACGCAGCCGTCGCGAACCTCAAGGCGCGCTTCGCAGTCCACTATGATCCCGAGCTCTATGCCAGCCCGGACGAGATCGCGCGGCTCGTTGCCGATGTCCCGGCCGTGATCGTCCGCAACCAGACGCAGGTCCGCGGCAAGGTGCTGGAGGCCGCAAAGGCGCTGAAAGTGATCGGCCGGCTAGGTGTCGGCCTCGACAATCTCGACATGGAAGCCTGTGCCGCCCGCGGCATCCGCGTCTTCCCCGCGACCGGCGCCAACAGCCTGTCCGTCGTCGAATATGTCATCGGCACCGCGATGACCCTGCTGCGCGGCGCCTATTTCGCCAATGCCGCGATGCTGGCCGGCGAGTTCCCCAAGACGAAGCTGATCGGCCGGGAAATCGCCGGCAAGCTGATGGGCTTCGTCGGCTTCGGCGCCATCGCGCGCGACGTTGCCCATCATGCCCGCGCGATCGGCATGGAGGTCGCCGCCTACCATCCGCGCCTGCCCGCCGACGATCCGGCCTGGAGCGGGGTGAGGTCGCTTGGCTTCGAAGACCTGCTGGCCGAGGCCGATGTCATCAGCCTGCACGTGCCGCTGACCGCCGAGACGCGCGGCCTGATCGGTATCGAAGCCTTCGCCCGCATGAAGCCGGACGCGATCCTGATCAACACCGCGCGCGGCGGCATCATGGACGAGGCGGCGCTGGCTGCAGCCCTGAAGGCCGGCAAGCTCGGCGGCGCCGCGATCGATGTCTACGAGCAGGAGCCGCTCGGCAAGGACGCCGCCAAGGTCTTCGCCGGCACTCCCAACCTGATCCTCACGCCACACATCGCCGGCAATACGGTGGAGTCGAACGGCCGCGTCTCGGGGCTCGTCGCCGAGAAGGTCATGGCTGCGCTGGAAGAGCGAATCTAG
- a CDS encoding GNAT family N-acetyltransferase produces the protein MEGRSAVPARISLRVPDKTLLGAYEAALHGGWSPNTTRNVAPEQLAAIAVDPDAFLAELRGGPGRIRLPDGREVDRIPGPTRWIFAEDRPERPFVGSINLRWQEDDKGRPVFALPEHVLGHIGYTILPAFAGHGYATAALAAMLGIAREAGLPEISITCDVENHASRRIIEKNGGQLVETFVAPLYSPDPRLRFIVSTAP, from the coding sequence ATGGAAGGACGTTCCGCCGTGCCGGCGCGCATCTCGTTGCGAGTTCCCGACAAGACCCTGCTCGGCGCCTATGAGGCGGCTCTGCATGGTGGCTGGTCGCCGAATACGACGCGCAACGTCGCGCCCGAGCAACTCGCCGCCATCGCCGTCGATCCCGATGCCTTCCTCGCCGAGCTCCGGGGCGGCCCCGGCCGCATCCGCCTGCCGGATGGCCGCGAGGTCGATCGCATCCCCGGGCCGACGCGCTGGATCTTCGCCGAGGATCGGCCAGAGCGGCCCTTCGTCGGCTCGATCAATCTGCGCTGGCAGGAGGATGACAAGGGCAGGCCTGTGTTCGCCTTGCCCGAGCATGTGCTCGGGCATATCGGCTACACCATCCTGCCGGCCTTCGCCGGCCATGGCTATGCCACGGCCGCATTGGCCGCGATGCTGGGCATCGCGCGCGAGGCCGGGCTGCCGGAAATCTCGATCACCTGCGACGTCGAGAACCATGCTTCCCGCCGCATCATCGAGAAGAACGGCGGGCAGCTGGTCGAGACCTTCGTCGCGCCGCTCTACAGCCCCGATCCACGCCTTCGTTTCATCGTCAGCACAGCCCCATGA
- the dprA gene encoding DNA-processing protein DprA — MAAGIVLSDCQRLDWLRLIRSEGIGPRTFRTLMNRFGGAGAALEALPELARRAGRTIRICQPAEAEREIEGLRRLGGRLIALGETEYPAPLQAIDSAPPLIAVLGQVPILQRPAVALVGSRNASAAGMTFTGRLARELGEADFAVVSGLARGIDTAAHQASLDTGTIAVLAGGLDEIYPPQNIPLAERIAERGAVLSEMPLGWVARARDFPRRNRLVSGLSLGTVVVEAARRSGSLITARFANEQGRLVFAVPGSPLDPRAEGGNHLIREGATLCAEATHVIEALAPLRRQDPTSWLERSALREVAGDPASEAMWDELDLPEVASAPGFIGHDGDFDSPSSAEEVERPALQSGLGRLVLELLGPTPIGLDDLVRASGHAAREINRVLVELELEGQVHRHPGGALSRASS, encoded by the coding sequence ATGGCGGCTGGCATCGTCCTCTCCGATTGCCAGCGTCTCGATTGGTTGAGGCTGATCCGCAGCGAGGGCATCGGCCCGCGTACCTTCCGTACCCTGATGAACCGCTTCGGCGGGGCTGGTGCCGCGCTTGAGGCCCTGCCTGAGCTCGCGCGACGAGCAGGCCGTACGATCCGCATCTGCCAGCCAGCCGAGGCGGAACGCGAAATCGAGGGACTGCGACGTCTCGGCGGACGCCTGATCGCGCTCGGCGAAACGGAGTACCCGGCGCCGCTGCAGGCGATCGATTCGGCGCCGCCGCTGATCGCAGTGCTCGGGCAGGTGCCGATTCTCCAGAGGCCGGCGGTCGCCCTCGTCGGTTCCCGCAATGCCTCCGCAGCGGGGATGACGTTCACCGGTCGACTGGCGCGCGAGCTCGGCGAAGCCGATTTCGCCGTTGTCTCCGGGCTCGCCCGCGGCATCGACACGGCTGCTCACCAAGCCAGCCTCGATACGGGCACGATCGCCGTGCTCGCGGGCGGCCTCGACGAAATCTATCCGCCGCAGAACATCCCGCTGGCGGAGCGCATCGCCGAGCGCGGCGCCGTCCTTAGCGAAATGCCGCTCGGCTGGGTCGCGAGGGCGCGCGATTTCCCCCGGCGTAACCGGTTGGTTTCCGGCCTCTCGCTCGGCACCGTGGTGGTCGAGGCGGCACGTCGCTCGGGCTCTTTGATCACGGCGCGCTTCGCCAACGAGCAGGGCAGGTTGGTCTTCGCCGTGCCGGGCTCGCCGCTCGATCCGCGCGCCGAAGGCGGTAACCATCTGATTCGGGAGGGAGCGACGCTTTGCGCCGAAGCGACGCATGTCATCGAGGCGCTTGCGCCGCTGCGTCGGCAGGACCCTACCTCCTGGCTGGAACGCTCTGCGCTGCGGGAGGTCGCCGGCGACCCGGCGAGCGAGGCAATGTGGGATGAGCTCGACCTGCCGGAAGTGGCATCGGCGCCGGGGTTCATAGGACATGACGGGGATTTCGATTCCCCGTCATCGGCCGAGGAGGTCGAGCGGCCTGCCTTGCAGTCGGGCCTCGGGCGCCTCGTGCTGGAATTGCTGGGACCGACGCCGATCGGGCTCGACGACCTCGTCCGCGCGAGCGGTCATGCCGCGCGCGAGATCAACCGGGTATTGGTCGAACTGGAACTCGAAGGGCAAGTGCACCGTCACCCCGGAGGAGCATTGTCGCGGGCGAGCTCCTGA
- the ruvX gene encoding Holliday junction resolvase RuvX produces the protein MTSQIVPLEAFLDLPAHARLLGLDLGTKTIGLALSDLERQIATPLETIQRVKFGLDAAALLKIAEKHQIAGLVIGLPLNMDGTEGPRVQSTRAFVRNLAPLTALPIVFWDERMSTMAVTRTLLDADASRAKRAAVVDKMAAAYILQGALDRLGRLAEMEEDEGEPNN, from the coding sequence ATGACCAGCCAGATCGTCCCGCTCGAAGCCTTCCTCGACCTGCCGGCGCATGCGCGCCTGCTCGGTCTCGATCTCGGCACCAAGACGATCGGGCTTGCGCTCTCGGACCTGGAGCGGCAGATCGCGACGCCGCTGGAGACGATTCAGCGGGTGAAGTTCGGGCTCGATGCGGCCGCACTGCTGAAGATCGCTGAAAAGCACCAGATCGCGGGGCTGGTGATCGGCCTGCCGCTCAATATGGACGGCACGGAGGGACCGCGCGTGCAGTCCACCCGCGCCTTCGTGCGCAACCTCGCCCCCCTCACCGCTCTGCCGATCGTGTTCTGGGACGAACGGATGTCGACGATGGCCGTGACACGCACCCTGCTCGATGCCGATGCCTCGCGCGCCAAGCGCGCGGCGGTCGTCGACAAGATGGCCGCCGCCTACATCCTGCAGGGCGCGCTCGACCGGCTGGGCCGGCTCGCAGAGATGGAGGAGGACGAAGGCGAGCCGAACAACTAA